The Benincasa hispida cultivar B227 chromosome 11, ASM972705v1, whole genome shotgun sequence genome has a segment encoding these proteins:
- the LOC120092226 gene encoding chaperone protein dnaJ 8, chloroplastic, with amino-acid sequence MASVATAGFIARSGSSSSSSWIRHRNRPKKDQSSTNQLRVSCSSSSSSPSSVVDPYRTLRIQPGASESEVKKAFRHLALQYHPDVCRGSNCGVQFHQINEAYDIVMNNLRGISTPIETYETYDEGVDEPMRGMEDPDWDLWEEWMGWEGAGIRDYSSHINPYI; translated from the exons ATGGCGTCCGTTGCTACTGCTGGATTCATTGCCCGGAGTGGTTCTTCCTCTTCTTCGTCGTGGATTCGCCATAGGAATCGACCGAAGAAGGATCAGAGTTCAACAAATCAACTTAGggtttcttgttcttcttcttcttcttctccttcatcggtTGTTGATCCTTATCGGACTCTTCGGATTCAACCTGGAGCCTCTGAATCTGAAGTCAAAAAGGCCTTCCGTCATCTCGCTCTTCAG TATCATCCTGACGTTTGCAGAGGAAGTAATTGTGGTGTGCAGTTTCATCAAATCAACGAAGCTTACGAT ATTGTGATGAATAACTTAAGAGGAATATCGACACCAATTGAAACATATGAGACATATGATGAAGGGGTGGATGAACCGATGAGAGGAATGGAGGATCCGGATTGGGATTTATGGGAAGAATGGATGGGATGGGAAGGAGCAGGAATTCGTGATTATTCCTCTCATATTAATCCATacatttaa